The proteins below come from a single Xyrauchen texanus isolate HMW12.3.18 chromosome 1, RBS_HiC_50CHRs, whole genome shotgun sequence genomic window:
- the LOC127649726 gene encoding gametocyte-specific factor 1, with the protein MRKHELPHHISTCVDQCIVNETYVENDKTDSKFQIPVSTWTAPVCDEDWDEEVDKLETMTPSFVWGMSTSQLSQDREKASITSIVIPALRAPRVLPWKLGEQLH; encoded by the exons ATGAGAAAACATGAGCTGCCTCATCACATCTCAACCTGTGTGGACCAGTGCATTGTTAATGAAACCTATG TGGAGAATGACAAGACTGATAGCAAGTTTCAAATCCCGGTGAGTACCTGGACTGCCCCTGTTTGTGATGAAGACTGGGATGAAG AAGTGGATAAGCTTGAAACAATGACGCCATCTTTTGTCTGGGGTATGTCCACATCTCAGCTTTCTCAGGACAG GGAGAAAGCCAGCATTACCAGCATTGTGATCCCTGCTCTCAGGGCACCGAGAGTTCTTCCCTGGAAACTGGGCGAGCAGCTGCATTGA